ACGTGGCTGACGAGAAACCAGAGGAGGAAGAGACACCTGAGGATCTGGCTTCTGGAGATCATGAGCTGGATGTTGCTGTGGCCAGCCACGACGATGAGGTGGAGCCGCCCAAGCAGGAGGAGCCAACAGAAGCGTTGAAGATCGAACAGCCAGCCCAGGTGGAGAGTGAAAGCCCAGTCGTCGACGAGGTGGGAAAACCAGAGGAGCCACACACCGAAGTGGaaatagaaaaagaaataGAAGAAACGCCAGCGACCGAAGCCGCAGAAGTGGAGCTGCCGGCCACAGAAGCCAAACCAGATGTGGAATCCGAGATCGATCAGGTGGAACAAAGCGCCGACATCAAGCCGACAAGTGGCGAAGATGATTTAAATGAAGCCAATCAATTAAATCAAGACCAAGTCACCGAACCAGCCGCTCTGGAGCTAGAGGAGATCGAAGAAAAAGAGCCCGAGCAGGTGGTGGAAATCCATCAAGATGCAGATGAAGCCACAACGGAGAAACCCGATCATGATCACGAccaggaggaggcggaggcaaTCACCGAAGCGGAGCACGAACAATTGACATACCCAACAAATGATGATGAATTGGCGCCAGTGGAAATAGAACCAGAGCTAACCACAGAGGAACCAGAAGTCGCCGAGAATACCACCGAGCTCCtcgagcaacagcagcaacagcagcagcagcagcaggatgaggaggagatTGAAGAGGCGGCACTTGGACATGgggaggagcagcaggtggagcccgaggaaaatgcaaatgcaattaagaCGCCCGAAGTGTCGGAAGCAATTGCAGAGCCCCAGGCGGATCTGGAAACCCCATCAGCCACCGAGAAAGAGATCGAACCACAGACAGCCGACCATGTCGAGGAGGAGCCAGTGGCGATAACCGAGCGTATTCAAGTGCCAGAGCCAAAGCCAGAGGCAGAGCCCAAGCCCGAGCCAGAAATTGAGCCCACTAATGACGAGGTGTCGCAGGTGGATGCGGATCAGGCCGAGCCAGAGCTGCCAATTAAGAGCGATACCGACATCTCGGAGGAAGCCACCGAGGAACCTGCTCAGACGGAGGCTGCACCCGAGGTGGAAACGGAAACCGAGGCCAGTGAAAGTGCTCAGACATCTCCAGAGATAAGCGTGGAGCAAGATGAAGTGGAGATCGAAAAAAACGAGAATGACAACATCATCCAGGGAGCCGAACCCACTGAAGAAGAGGAACACATCCCGGAACCACAACATATGCCACAAGAGGAGGCATCGCCAGTGCCAGAGGAAACCGCAGCTGTTcccgaggagcaggagctggccaAGCCAGATGTAGACTACACCAGTGTGGAGCATTTACAGGAACTTTCCCAGCCCGAGGAAACTACAGCTGCCATTGAGGCGGAAGAATTCGACTCTCGCGAGTCCACTCTGGCTCCAGAGGCACCAGAGGCTCCAGAGGAACCAGAGACACCAGAAGCTCCAGAGACACCTATTGCCATTGTGAGCGAGGAACACGATCCCGAACATGATCCTCAGAACTTCCACGAGAGCGAGAGCATTGCCGATATCCTTAGCGACCTCATGTTGGAAGGCGACAGCACTGTGCCCCCTGttccatttggccaacaaCCCGCCCAAACGGTTCCCATGGTGGAGGCAAACTCGGAGAACGAGGAGGAGCACGCACATGAGGCCGTTTCGGATCTCCAGGCTGAAGCCGATGAGACCCTGGATCATGCCGAGCAAGTGCAACCGGCTGGAGAACCAGAAACTGCCATCCCCGAACTGTTTGCTGAGGCAGCTAAGGATGAGGAGGATGTCCCAGCTTTCGCGGAAGCTGATGAAGTGAAAACAGAACCACCAAGTGCTCTAGAGGAGGAACATCCCATGCCCAGTGAAGAGGAGCACACGCCCGTGGAAGAGGAGCACCAGGAACATCCCATTCCCAGTGAAGAGGAGCACACGCCCGTGGAAGAGGAGCACCAGGACCAAGAAGCGGAGCACCAGCAGGATCAAGAcgaacagcagcaggatgAAGCGGAAGCCCCAAAGGAAGAGGAAGCCCTTAAGGAAGTTGAAACCGAAAGCCTGCCTGAAGAAGCCACCACTGAAAAGATTCAGGAGCCCGAGCTCGAACCCGAGGAAGAACACACCCTGTCGCCCGAGGAACTGCCCTTCGATCTAACAGATCACTCCGTGCCGAACCGCTTCAATGAGCTGGAATCCGAGAGTCTCATTCTGGAAGCCACCACCAGCATCGACGGTCTGCAGGAGCTGGACAACAACCATattgaggaggaggaggagcccgCCGCTCACGCCATCCCACATGAGGAGGCCACGCCCAATCCTGCTGACATTGTGGAGATCACCACCCAGACCATGTTGGGCCTGGCCAGCCGTGTGACCCTAATGGAGCCAGCCGCTCCCGTGGTGACCACGCTGATGCCCCTGATGACCGCCGATGAACCCACTCCGGAACCCGTTGCTCCGGCCGCCATTCCTCCCGCATCTCTGCCTGTCATCAAACCCGGTACGGAGTTGCGCAAGCGCGTGGATTTGGGTCTGGAGGCAGTTTCCCTGGGATTGGCCTGCAGCAGCGATCGTCAGTGCCAGTTGGCTGATCCCCACACCGTGTGCAATGGACGAGGAGTCTGCGATTGCGCTGCCGGAGATGAGGGAACGCAGTGCAGCGCCGAGAGAACCGGATGCAGTCCGGGAACCTTCCAGGTGAGTCATTACGCAGGAAtataattcaattataaatattaattgtaaATTCCCCATCCAGTGCCGCTCGAGTGGCGTGTGCATCTCGTGGTTCTTTGTGTGCGACGGCCGCGCCGACTGCAATGACGCCTCCGACGAGGAGTGCACCCACAATGCCCGCCGCAACCAGACCTGCCCCACGGAATCGTTCCGCTGCCAGCTTAGCGGTCGCTGCATCTCGCGTGCTGCGCTGTGCGATGGCCGGCGCCAGTGTCCACATGGCGAGGACGAGATGGGCTGCGATGGCAGCCTGAAGGGCGGCAACGCCTGTCCACCGCACACCTTCCGCTGCGGCAGCGGCGAGTGCCTGCCGGAGTACGAGTACTGCAATGCGATCGTGTCCTGCAAGGACGGCAGCGACGAGCCGCCGCATCTCTGTGGCTCCCGCGCCCTACCCAACCTCTTCATGCGCCTCATCGAGGCGGGCGGTCTGCTCGGCGGGGGGCGGCGGGAGGCTGACGCCTACTGCCCGCACCGCTGCAGCAACGGACTGTGCCGCTCCACCGCCATCGTCTGCTCCGGACGGGATGGCTGCGGCGATGGCACCGACGAGCAAACCTGCGCCGTCTGCCGTAAGTAGCCAAATGGAACCCTTGGCCCCATTTTTACCTTTtattaatgcatttttcattcatatttcaGGTTGTCCCGCCCCGACTGCTGCCAGTCTGCCCGCATTCTTGGCCCGGCAACGCCCCATGCCGCTGTGGTAGGATACTGCACCACCTGCCGCAcctgcaccacccaaccaATCTGCACTCCAACCACTTGCGGTCAGCATTGTCATCAACTGATTGAGTCGCTGTCTTCCGAACCCCTCAACTCTATCGCTTTACCCAACCATATTCGAAACGATTTTTGACTAGCATTTAAGTggatatttacaaattatttatttatttattatgaccTTAGCTGCgcccttgccacgcccaattgCCACCTTGCTATCAAAGGGGCTCATCCCGATCCCCTTTGAGCCAGTGATGTTTGTCAATTGAGCCACTGGGCACAACCCTAATCCACATATAACACCACACGCCACAAAAgacacaccaccaccaccacccacacttCGCCCCCATTTCGACTATTTATTCTACTCATCTAAACCATCgaaactatttatttatacccACAAACAGACACTGAACAACACTCGAAATGGATTCTTCATTTAGCTTagttttatgcaattttctaatttatttaaattattggcCAGGCAAACCAGTAACgcaaaaaacataacaaaaacCATGAAATGATGCATTTTTATcgattaatattttgtaaataagaGTAAACGTGTTCGATGTACATGATAAACGACAATGCCTATAAAGAAAGACACACATAGGGTATCCAACATAACACAATCCGATCATATCCCCTATAtagtttattatatgtatgtacgtacgtGTGGGagacactcacacactttTCTCAAAGTCAAGACGCATCACAgtaaaactaaaaaagaaacaataataaaaaatatatttttagaaaactattgaaaaataaaacaacttgttttcatttggagCTTGTTTTTGGGATGAACgacaatttaatatttaacaatttgatgttacaaataaattaactaaagTAGGAAGTCTATTTCTACTTGGGCTCTACTTCCATAAAATTCCCTAATCAATTGTCATATAGTTATGACGATGACTTAGAATTTCAAACAATGATTCCACGTACATGGCAAAAAGGTACCGCGATAATTGGGCATTGATTTAGGACAGCTCTCTACACGTAATATCAGTCAATtatcatttgaaaatttttgcGCAGGCTGCAGCTATAAAAACCGCGTCGAAACTCCAGCAGACCAAGTTGTTTCTGCAACATGAAGGTGTTCCTAACTATTCTGGCTTTGGCCGTGGCCTCCGCCTCGGCGTACGAGAGCGTCGTCCACCCCAAGGATCTGCCCAAGGTGGCCAAGATCGAGGGTCGCATCACCAACGGCTACCCGGCGGAGGAGGGCAAGGCCCCCTACACCGTGGGTCTGGGCTTCAGCGGCGGATGGTGGTGCGGTGGCTCCATCATCGCCAACGACTGGGTCCTCACCGCCGAGCACTGCATCGGAGGTGACTCCGTGACTGTCTACTTTGGTGCCACCTGGCGCACCAACGCCCAGTTCACCCACTGGGTTGGCAGCGGCAACTTCATCACCCACGGATCTGCTGACATCGccctcatccgcatcccccACGTGGACTTCTGGCACATGGTGAACAAGGTGGAGCTGCCCAGCTACAACGACCGCTACAACGACTACAACGAGTGGTGGGCTGTTGCCTGCGGCTGGGGAGGCACCTACGACGGCAGCCCCCTGCCCGACTACATGCAGTGCGTCGATCTCCAGATCATCCACAACTCCGAGTGCGCCAGCTACTACGGAACCGGCACCGTCGGCGACAACATCATCTGCGTCCGCGTGGTCGATGGCAAGGGCACCTGCGGAGGCGACTCCGGCGGTCCTCTGGTCACCCACGACGGCAGCAAGCTTGTGGGAGTCACCAACTGGGTGTCTGGAGCCGGTTGCCAGGCTGGCCACCCCGCTGGCTTCCAGCGTGTGACCTACCACCTGGACTGGATCCGCGACCACACCGGCATCGCTTACTACTAAGCAACGATTTTCgattgaataaaaatatttgaagaGCAAACTTGAATTACTTTATAACTATATGGTGAATTGGTCCATGAATTCAAATGGTCTAACAATGAAATTATTAAGTATTGAAAGTActaagtatttaaaaaagtaaGTATGTAAGTAAGAAGGTATTTCAATCCTGAACAGTTTAAAATCCAATCAAGCACTTACACACCCTTTATAATACAAACCATTTCTAAAATTGTTGATCACTTTTATATACATAAttgctaataaatattttttaaatttgctagATATTGGACGGGTTGCCAAATTGAAACGCAAATAGATCAAAGAAGCAGTCTTTgtctaaaaaaaataaatacaaaatataatttagaAGACAATATCCTAAGAATTCTCTAGTACTTCTATAAATTCTATAGAATCACATTATAGCTTATGATGAAATATGAACGGCTCTACTCTAGGTAAAACATGTTTCATGTTTGCTTTAAACCCTTCGTATACCCTGTAAAACTGGTATTtctacatatataattttaaagttatatCCTGTATTGTTGGAGCAtgataaaaaccaaatttgcGCTTCAGGAAGTTTTATTTAATCGGATATAGTCGTTTAGTAGTAAGCAATGCCGGTGTGGTCGCGGATCCAGTCCAGGTGGTAGGTCACACGCTGGAAGCCAGCAGGAGCACCCGACTGGCAGCCGGCGGAGGAACCGAAGTTGGTGACTCCCACAAGCTTGGTGCCGTCATGGGTGACCAGGGGACCACCGGAGTCGCCACCGCAGGTAGACTTGCCGTCGGGAGTCCTCACGCAGATGATGTTGTCGCCGACGGTGCTGGTTCCGTAGTATCCGGAGCACTCGGAGTTGTGGATGATCTGGAGATCGACGCACTGCATGTAGTCGGGCAGGGGGCTGCCGTCGTAGGTGCCTCCCCAGCCGCAGGCCACAGCCCACCACTCGTTGTAGTCGTTGTAGCGGTCGTTGTAGCTGGGCAGCTCCACCTTGTTCACCATGTGCCAGAAGTCCACGTgggggatgcggatgagggCGATATCGGCGGATCCGTGCTTGATAAAGTTGCCGTTGCCAACCCAGTGGGTGAACTGGGCGTTGGTGCGCCAGGTGGCACCGAAGTAGACAGTCACGGAATCAGCATCTCCGATGCAGTGCTCGGCGGTGAGGACCCAATCGTTGGCGATGATGgaaccaccgcaccaccagcCGCCACTGAAGCCCAGACCCACGGTGTAGGGAGCCTTGCCCTCCTCCGCCGGGTAGCCGTTGGTGATGCGACCCTGCATGTCCTTGGTGTGGACCGGGGTCATTTTCTGGGTGGCAGAACGGGGCATGGCGGCGCCAGAGGCCGAGGCCACAGCCAAAGCCAGGATAGCAATGAATACTTTCATGTTGATGAAAACGCTTGAACTGTTCCGAGTGCCCGAGGAGTATTTATACCTGAATCGTATCTGGCTAGGTGGTGGGTCATATAAAATGGCCATTCCGATAAGGTATATTAGTaatctatatatttaaaagtcCAACTTGGCTATAAGTACTAATGAACCGAGCCAAGTGCAGTGTTCAATGAAAGCCAATAAGATAACAAAGCCGTGAGTCTGCCATTCATTGTAAACTTTAATCACAGCAAAACCATGGCCCATATGAAATCGTTATCTATATGAATTATGAATATGAATTAATTGTCTTTGTCATCggtaatataaatttaatgcaCATTATTTTCAATGCAATCATTGTATGcaataatgcaattatttcttttaatttacgATTCCGTGGCCATCTTATCTGAACATTTAAAGACGGGCAACATTGAttagatttaaatatttacaatgttTTTCGGATGTGAATATAAAAGAAGTTCAAAGTGTTTTTCCCATTGAGAAGTTCATAGATTATTACTTATCATTAGCTTTATATGACACTTGTAAATATTCGTGAAACTCTCAGTAGCTTAAGTGATTGCAATTATAGAAGATTAGATACTATTTTGACTATAAttctttgctttatttatatagataaGTTAAGGATTACTGATTCAGGTTAAAGTgatataactatatattagttaattagttttattattattatttatatattttttaattacgaactcaacaagatatgacattccatatttggaccaatacTTCGAAtattctgatcaaaatactgatatttaaatcgcaaaaaaacagaaatcaattttcggccaaaatccaagtcatcatcaaaaattggaaaaaacttgacaaaaaatagatttttttggtaaacacagttcgattggaaatttaattacgaattcaacgagatatgacattccatatttggaccaatatttcgaatgttctgatcaaaatactgatatttaaatcgcaaaaaaacagaaatcaattttcggccaaaatccaaaagtcatcatcaaaaattggaaaaaacttgacaaaaaatagatttttttggtaaacacagttcgattggaaatttaattacgaattcaacgagatatgacatcccatatttggaccaatgtTTCGAAttttctgatcaaaatactcatatttaaatcggaaaaaaacaaaaaattaattttcggccaaaatccaaaagtcatcatcaaaaattggaaaaaaattgacaaaaaaatcaattttttttggtaaacacagtttgattggaaatttaattacgaattcaacgagatatgacattccatatttggaccaatatttcgaatgttctgataaaaatactgatatttaaattgcaaaaaaacagaaaatcaattttcggccaaaatccaaaaatcatcatcaaaaattggaaaaaatttgacaaaaaaatcaattttttttggtaaacacagttcgattggaaatttaattacgaattcaacgagatatgacattccatatttggaccaatatttcgaatgttctgatcaaaatactgatatttaaatcgcaaaaaaacagaaaatcaattttcggccaaaatccaaaaatcatcatcaaaaattggaaaaaatttgacaaaaaaatagattttttttggtaaacacagttcgattggaaatttaattacgaattcagcgagatatgacattccatatttggaccaatatttcgaatgttctgatcaaaatactgatatttaaatcgcaaaaaaacagaaaatcaattttcggacaaaacccaggaatcatcatcaaaaattggaaaaaacttgacaaaaaatcaattttttttggtaaacacagttcgattggaaatttaattacgaattcaacgagatatgacattccatatttggaccaatatttcgaatgttctgataaaaatactgatatttaaatcgcaaaataacagaaaatcaattttcggacaaaatccaaaaatcatcatcaaaaattggaaaaaatttgacaaaaaaatagattttttttggtaaacacagttcgattggaaatttaattacgaattcagcgagatatgacattccatatttggaccaatatttcgaatgttctgatcaaaatactgatatttaaatcgcaaaaaaacagaaaatcaattttcggacaaaacccaggaatcatcatcaaaaattggacaAAActtgacaaaaaaataaattttttttggtaaacacagtttgattggaaatttaattacaaattcaacgagatatgacattccatatttggaccaatatttcgaatgttctgataaaaatactgatatttaaatcgcaaaaaaacagaaaatcaattttcggccaaaatccaaaaatcatcatcaaaaattggaaaaaatttgacaaaaaaatcaattttttttggtaaacacagttcgattgcaaatttaattacgaattcaacgagatatgacattccatatttggaccaatatttcgaatgttctgataaaaatactgatatttaaattgcaaaaaaacagaaaatccattttcggccaaaatccaaaaatcatcatcaaaaattggaaaaaatgtgacaaaaaaatagattttttttggtaaacacagttcgattggaaatttaattacgaattcaacgagatatgacattccatatttggaccaatatttcgaatgttctgatcaaaatactgatatttaaatcgcaaaaaaacagaaaatcaattttcggccaaaatccaaaaatcatcatcaaaaattggaaaaaatttgacaaaaaaaatagattttttttgttaaacacagttcgattggaaatttaattacgaattcagcgagatatgacattccatatttggaccaatatttcgaatgttctgatcaaaatactgatatttaaatcgcaaaaaaacagaaaatcaattttcggacaaaacccaggaatcatcatcaaaaattggaaaaaatgtgacaaaaaaatagattttttttggtaaacacagttcgattggaaatttaattacgaattcagcgagatatgacattccatatttggaccaatatttcgaatgttctgatcaaaatactgatatttaaatcgcaaaaaaacagaaaatcaattttcggacaaaacccaggaatcatcatcaaaaattggacaAAActtgacaaaaaaataaattttttttggtaaacacagttcgattggaaatttaattacaaattcaacgagatatgacattccatatttggaccaatatttcgaatgttctgataaaaatactgatatttaaatcgcaaaaaaacagaaaatcaattttcggccaaaatccaaaaatcatcatcaaaaattggaaaaaatttgacaaaaaaatcaattttttttggtaatcacagttcgattggaaatttaattacgaattcaacgagatatgacattccatatttggaccaatatttcgaatgttctgataaaaatactgatatttaaattgcaaaaaaacagaaaatccattttcggccaaaatccaaaaatcatcatcaaaaattggaaaaaatttgacaaaaaaaatcaatttttttggtaaacacagttcgattggaaatttaattacgaattcaacgagatatgacattccatatttggaccaatatttcgaatgttctgatcaaaatactgatatttaaatcgcaaaaaaacagaaaatcaattttcggccaaaatccaaaaatcatcatcaaaaattggaaaaaatttgacaaaaaaaatagattttttttgttaaacacagttcgattggaaatttaattacgaattcagcgagatatgacattccatatttggaccaatatttcgaatgttctgatcaaaatactgatatttaaatcgcaaaaaaacagaaaatcaattttcggacaaaacccaggaatcatcatcaaaaattggaaaaaatgtgacaaaaaaatagattttttttggtaaacacagttcgattggaaatttaattacgaattcagcgagatatgacattccatatttggaaaaatatttcgaatgttctgatcaaaatactgatatttaaatcgcaaaaaaacagaaaatcaattttcggacaaaacccaggaatcatcatcaaaaattggaaaaaacttgacaaaaaaatcaattttttttagtaaacacagttcgattggaaatttaattacgaattcaacgagatatgacattccatatttggaccaatatttcgaatgttctgatcaaaatactgatatttaaatcgcaaaaaaacagaaaatcaattttcggccaaaatccaaaaatcatcatcaaaaattggaaaaaatttgacaaaaaaatcaattttttttggtaaacacagttcgattggaaatttaattacgaattcagcgagatatgacatttcatatttggaccaatatttcgaatgttctgataaaaatactgatatttaaatcgcaaaaaaacagaaaatcaattttcggccaaaatccaaaaatcatcatcaaaaattggaaaaaatgtgacaaaaaaatagattttttttggtaaacacagttcgattggaaattgaattacgaattcagcgagatatgacattccatatttggaccaatatttcgaatgttctgatcaaaatactgatatttaaatcgcaaaaaaacagaaaatcaattttcggccaaaatccaaaaatcatcatcaaaaattggaaaaaatgtgacaaaaaaatagattttttttggtaaacacagttcgattggaaattgaattacgaattcagcgagatatgacattccatatttggaccaatatttcgaatgttctgatcaaaatactgatatttaaatcgcaaaaaaacagaaaatcaattttcggacaaaacccaggaatcatcatcaaaaattggaaaaaacttgacaaaaaaaatcaattttttttggtaaacacagttcgattggaaatttaattacgaattcaacgagatatgacattccatatttggaccaatatttcgaatgttctgatcaaaatactgatatttaaatcgcaaaaaaacagaaaatcaattttcggccaaaatccaaaaatcatcatcaaaaattggaaaaaatgtgacaaaaaaatagattttttttggtaaacacagttcgattggaaattgaattacgaattcagcgagatatgacattccatatttggaccaatatttcgaatgttctgatcaaaatactgatatttaaatcgcaaaaaaacagaaaatcaattttcggacaaaacccagaaatcatcatcaaaaattggaaaaaacttgacaaaaaatcaattttttttggtaaacacagttcgattgaaaatttaattacgaattcaacgagatatgacattccatatttggaccaatatttcgaatgttctgatcaaaatactgatatttaaatcgcaaaaaaacagaaaatcaattttcggacaaaatccaaaaatcatcatcaaaaattggaaaaaatttgacaaaaaaatcaattttttttggtaaacacagttcgattggaaatttaattacgaattcaacgagatatgacattccatatttggaccaatatttcgaatgttctgatcaaaatactgatatttaaatcgcaaaaaaacagaaaatcaattttcggccaaaatccaggaatcatcatcaaaaattggaaaaaattgacaaaaaaataattttttttggtaaacacagtttgattggaaatttaattacaattcaacgagatatgacattccatatttggaccaatatttcgaatgttctgatcaaaatactgatatttaaatcgcaaaaaaacagaaaatcaattttcggccaaaatccaaaaatcatcatcaaaaattggaaaaaatttgacaaaaaaatcaattcttttggtaaacacagttcgattggaaatttaattacgaattcaacgagatatgacattccatatttggaccaatatttcgaatgttctgataaaaatactgatatttaaatcgcaaaaaaacagaaaatccattttcggacaaaatccaaaaat
This genomic interval from Drosophila teissieri strain GT53w chromosome 3L, Prin_Dtei_1.1, whole genome shotgun sequence contains the following:
- the LOC122615668 gene encoding titin; this translates as MTATARQSATSRKQPAIAMLNGNAFTVKRLLALLIIFTVVDASRSLELGDKCQHDMDCTDFIKGSSCSALGYCECAPYFVQLDSKRCLSSQLLGGDCQLSEQCSMKVANSSCLEGACRCVEGFLQFRKHTCLGPAHPGAVCYSHAHCQMFDTRTHCDFLIPNLFGRCQCTSPAKMVGGLCVAPAADQEDQTQEQAIQKVEQPASSTTTTTTSTTTTTTTPRPTTRTTRRTTTTTTTTTTPAPTTRGTTTTTSTTTTTTAAPILLEDELPASVEEQSLEEDDGETTKLRPEVVEVDNGEKLEAVDMAHEETELTQQQNQLEEQQHQEEEQKHQEEEQHRVEQQQTEVEEQQHQQVIAQPSDTELPQLSQDATTGVQQLLTPADVPTEDAINAEQETEAGPTEDYPYKIDEEYTEEHNDKPEAPEAPELTVDQPEHEETPVAPEIVPIEADEEAAEASGGEEIASSPIDDTMKFDYETSVDEAEPAKPEDEKEPEVVHQAIKEEVVPIDTESETDADTSTEPQIQTQLLQEDGEPETSQTVADEELIPVNEAEIESVTKAADVADEKPEEEETPEDLASGDHELDVAVASHDDEVEPPKQEEPTEALKIEQPAQVESESPVVDEVGKPEEPHTEVEIEKEIEETPATEAAEVELPATEAKPDVESEIDQVEQSADIKPTSGEDDLNEANQLNQDQVTEPAALELEEIEEKEPEQVVEIHQDADEATTEKPDHDHDQEEAEAITEAEHEQLTYPTNDDELAPVEIEPELTTEEPEVAENTTELLEQQQQQQQQQQDEEEIEEAALGHGEEQQVEPEENANAIKTPEVSEAIAEPQADLETPSATEKEIEPQTADHVEEEPVAITERIQVPEPKPEAEPKPEPEIEPTNDEVSQVDADQAEPELPIKSDTDISEEATEEPAQTEAAPEVETETEASESAQTSPEISVEQDEVEIEKNENDNIIQGAEPTEEEEHIPEPQHMPQEEASPVPEETAAVPEEQELAKPDVDYTSVEHLQELSQPEETTAAIEAEEFDSRESTLAPEAPEAPEEPETPEAPETPIAIVSEEHDPEHDPQNFHESESIADILSDLMLEGDSTVPPVPFGQQPAQTVPMVEANSENEEEHAHEAVSDLQAEADETLDHAEQVQPAGEPETAIPELFAEAAKDEEDVPAFAEADEVKTEPPSALEEEHPIPSEEEHTPVEEEHQDQEAEHQQDQDEQQQDEAEAPKEEEALKEVETESLPEEATTEKIQEPELEPEEEHTLSPEELPFDLTDHSVPNRFNELESESLILEATTSIDGLQELDNNHIEEEEEPAAHAIPHEEATPNPADIVEITTQTMLGLASRVTLMEPAAPVVTTLMPLMTADEPTPEPVAPAAIPPASLPVIKPGTELRKRVDLGLEAVSLGLACSSDRQCQLADPHTVCNGRGVCDCAAGDEGTQCSAERTGCSPGTFQCRSSGVCISWFFVCDGRADCNDASDEECTHNARRNQTCPTESFRCQLSGRCISRAALCDGRRQCPHGEDEMGCDGSLKGGNACPPHTFRCGSGECLPEYEYCNAIVSCKDGSDEPPHLCGSRALPNLFMRLIEAGGLLGGGRREADAYCPHRCSNGLCRSTAIVCSGRDGCGDGTDEQTCAVCRCPAPTAASLPAFLARQRPMPLW
- the LOC122615671 gene encoding serine protease 1, producing MKVFLTILALAVASASAYESVVHPKDLPKVAKIEGRITNGYPAEEGKAPYTVGLGFSGGWWCGGSIIANDWVLTAEHCIGGDSVTVYFGATWRTNAQFTHWVGSGNFITHGSADIALIRIPHVDFWHMVNKVELPSYNDRYNDYNEWWAVACGWGGTYDGSPLPDYMQCVDLQIIHNSECASYYGTGTVGDNIICVRVVDGKGTCGGDSGGPLVTHDGSKLVGVTNWVSGAGCQAGHPAGFQRVTYHLDWIRDHTGIAYY
- the LOC122615669 gene encoding serine protease 1; the protein is MKVFIAILALAVASASGAAMPRSATQKMTPVHTKDMQGRITNGYPAEEGKAPYTVGLGFSGGWWCGGSIIANDWVLTAEHCIGDADSVTVYFGATWRTNAQFTHWVGNGNFIKHGSADIALIRIPHVDFWHMVNKVELPSYNDRYNDYNEWWAVACGWGGTYDGSPLPDYMQCVDLQIIHNSECSGYYGTSTVGDNIICVRTPDGKSTCGGDSGGPLVTHDGTKLVGVTNFGSSAGCQSGAPAGFQRVTYHLDWIRDHTGIAYY